The genomic window ACCTGTTCCAATCTCTAAAACCTCTTTTCCTTCAACATCAACTAAGTTGTTTAATAATAAATAACTATCTTCAGCAGGTTCATATACATATTTATGAAACTTTAGCTTCATTTTTCTCCTCTAATAATTTTTTAACTATATCAACAACTTCCTTTATATTCTCAATTTTAATATCTGCTGCCTCTATAGCTTTTTTTGAAGTATATCCACTTTGTAATGTGGCTATAGCTAAATGGCTTTCTTTCATAGCAGGCACATCATTAGCTCCATCCCCAACCATTATTGTAAAATATCCATCTGTTTTTAGATTTTTTATCAGATCTTTTTTTAATTTATGATGCGCTTCAGGTAATATGTATCTTTTATTAACTCCTGTTAGCTCAGCCAATTTTTCTATAAATTCTCTTCTATCTCCAGAAGCTATAAAAACTTTTACTCCTAAATTTTTTAGTTCCTTTATGGTGTCTTTAACTTCTGGAAAGAGACACCCTGCAGTAGCTATGGTATATTCTATCTCTCCTTCATTAGTATCTACTATTAAAGCACTACCATATCCAGTTTCAATATTGTATTTTTTTAAAATTTCTAGAGGTTCTTTTAATTCTTTCATTTTAGCCTTCTTATCTTTATATATTCCATTTATATCTATTGGAGGATTACAGTATGAGATGCCAATATCTACTTCTTTAAGAAAATCTGTTATTAACTTATTATCATCACAAACATCAACAGTTTTTAGAGGGTCATCTTTTATTATTACCAAAGCTCTTCCCACTTTTTCATCAACTATATCCACTGTTTGCCTATTACATATAAACTTACCTCTTTTCAAATCTTTAATAACTCTTATTATCTTAACCAAGGTTCCAGCACTGTCAAAGACAACAGCTATCTTCATACCAACTCACTCTTAAATCTTAAACAATAAAATTTATACTCCCTAACTATTTAAAATATATTGGATCATATAAGATTTAGGTGATAGTGTGGAAATGCCAAAAGACTACAATATAGAGATAGAAAAAAAGGTTCAAAAAAAGTGGGAAAATGAAGAGATTTATAAATTTATAGAAAACTCTGATAAGCCTCCATATATTATTGATACTCCTCCTCCATACCCAACTGGAAGGTTACATTTAGGGCATGCTTTAAATTGGACATACATGGATATTATTGCCAGATATAAAAGAATGAAAGGATATAATGTCCTCTTTCCACAAGGTTGGGATTGTCATGGATTACCTACAGAAGTTAAAGTTGAGGAGATATATAATATTACCAAATCAGACATAGATAGAAAGAAGTTTAGAGAATTGTGTATAAAATTAACTGAAGAGAATATAAGGAGAATGAGAGAACAAATAAAATCATTAGGAATATCAATAGATTGGAGTAGGGAATATATTACAATGAAACCTGATTATATAAAAAAGTCACAGACAGCTTTTGTTAGAATGTATAAACAGGGGTTAATATATAGAGGAGAATTCCCAGTTAATTGGTGTCCTCGCTGTCAAACAGCTATAGCTTTTGCTGAAGTAGAATATATTGAAAGAGAAAGCTATCTAAATTATATCAAATTTAAAGGTGATGAGAAAGATCTAATAATAGCCACAACAAGGCCTGAATTGTTACCTGCATGTGTGGCTATTCTTGTTCATCCTGAGGATGAGAGATATAAGGATATAGTTGGAAAAGAATTCACTGTCCCTTTATTTGGTCAAAAGGTTAAAGTTTTAGCTGATGAATCTGTTGAAAAAGAATTTGGAACAGGGGCAGTGATGGTTTGTACTTTTGGGGATAAAACAGATGTTCATTGGGTTAATAAATATAATCTACCTGTTATAAAAGCTGTAAATGAGAGAGGAGAGTTAACAGAAGTAGCTGGGAAATATAAGGGATTAAAGACAGAAGAAGCTAGAAAGAGAATAATAGAAGACCTAAAAAAGGAAGGGTATTTAATTAAACAAGAGAAAATAAAACAAAATGTTGGGGTTTGTTGGAGATGTAAGACACCTATTGAAATAATTGTCACAAAACAGTGGTTTGTTGATATTAAAAAATTACTACCAAAAGTTAGGGAAGTTGTAGATGAAATAAAATGGGTTCCTGAACATATGAAAATTAGGTTATTAAATTGGATAGAAAACATGGATTGGGATTGGGTTATTAGCAGGCAGAGAATATTTGCTACACCCATTCCAATATGGTATTGTAGAGATTGTGGAAATATTGTAGTTGCTAAAGAAGAAGACCTTCCAATAGATCCTACTGAAAAAGGATACAAGTGTGATAAATGTGGCTCAACCAATTTAGAACCTGAAAAGGATGTATTAGACACATGGATGGATTCTTCAATAACTCCACTGGTTATAACAAAATGGTTAGAGGATGAAGAGTTTTTCAAAAAGCACTATCCTACACAGCTTAGACCTCAAGGACATGATATAATAAGAACATGGGCATTCTATACAATATTAAGATCAGTAGCACTAACAGGAAAAAAACCTTGGGAAGAGATTGTAATAAATGGAATGGTTTTAGGAGAAGATGGACATAAAATGAGTAAGAGCAGAGGTAATGTTGTTGAACCTGATGAAATAATAGAGAAATATGGAGCTGATTCATTAAGACTCTGGGCAAGTAACAGTACAATAGGGGAAGATGTTCAATTCTTATGGAAAGAGGTTGATTATGCATACAGATTCTTAAGGAAATTTTGGAATGCCTGTAGATTTGCAAAGATGCATATTGACAACATAGATGAGTTAAAGAAAAATAGGAAAGTAAATAATATAGTTGATAGGTGGATATTAAGTAAGCTTCAAAAATTAATAGAGAAGATTGACAATGATCTTAGTAATTATAGATTTAATACAATTGTCAATCTTTACAAATTCATATGGCATGAGTTCTGTGACAATTATATTGAGATGGTTAAATATAGATTATATGAAAAAAATGATTTAGAGGCAAAATATACACTATATTATGTTATAGATAAACTTATTAGATTACTCACACCATTTGCTCCTCATTTCTGTGACTACATATCTGAGATATATAATATAGATAATTTACACTTTTCATTCCCAGAAGTGAATAGAGAGTTGATAGATGAAAATGCTGAAAAGTATGGGGAGATTATTAAGAATACAATAGTTGCTATAAGGAGATATAAAGCTAATAAAGGGTTGTCATTAAATGCTAAATTAAAGGAGGTTTTCATATATACTGAGGATGAAGATACATATAAAGCTTTAAATTTAGGATTGGAAGATATAAAAGGTACAATGAAGATAGAAGATGTAAAGATAATCAAAGGTAAGCCAGAATTAAGATATAAAATAATAGAAATCATTCCAGACAAATCTAAGATAGGTCCTGAGTTTAAGAAACATACTAAAGAGGTTATGGAAATTATCAAAAATGCTGATGAAGAGACATTAGAGAAAATACTTTCTGAAGGATTAAAAACTGAGTTTGGTATTATCAGAAGAGAGCATATAAAAGATGTTAAAAGAGCTTTATTTGTTGAAGGTAAAGAAGTAGAAGCAGTAAATATAGAGAATGTTTTAGCTCTTGCCTTGGTTAAACTTTAAAATTTTTTAATGTTTAAATTCATTATTAATTTTAAATCTTAAAGATAATTCCTCAGCTATTTTTGATGTCTCTTTTAGATCAATTATTATTTTTCTAAACTCTGATATTGTTGAGTTCAACTCCTCAGTTGAAGCTGTTAACTCTTCAGCAGTTGCAGCAAACTCTTCTGATATAGAAGCGATGTCTTGAATATGCCTTAAAGCTGTTTCAACGTTCTCTTTTGAAGTCTTAGCACTCTCTTGAATTCTAACTATAGTTTCATTAGCTTTATCGATAGCCTCTTTTATCTTTAAGAATGCATTATTAACTTCATCTATAACAATAACTCCTCTATCAACAGCCTCTTTTCCAGTTAAACCAAGATCAATAGTTTTCTCGATAGCTGATCTTATCTCTTCTACAGTTTTATTTATATCATCAACAGACTTTCCTATCTCTTCAGCTAATCCTTTTATCTCACTAGCGACAACTGCGAAACCTCTTCCTGCCTCTCCAGCCCTTGCAGCTTCAATAGATGCGTTTAATGCTAATAATCCTGTTTGTTCAGCGATATCTTTAATTAAAGCTGTTATTTCATTTATCTTCTCACTCTTCTTACCAAGCTCCTCTAAAGCCTTTCCAAGCTCATCAATAATATTCGCTATTCTCTGCATAGCCTCAATAGCATTTTCAACGTTCTTAACCCCTTCATTAGCTTTCTCATCAACTACAGCCATCGCTTCTACTCCTTCCTCAGCAGCTTTAAGTGTATCTTCAGCCATCTTAGCTGTATCTTCAACCTCCTGAGTTAAATCTTGCAACTTATTAGATTGATCTGTCGCTGCAACAGCAACTTGGTTAGCTGCATCGGCTATCTGTTCTGATGTTTCTTTTATTCTATTAACTTCTTCTTCCGCTCTATGGATTTCAGAATTTAATTTTTTAACGTCTTCTATTAAATCTCCTATCAATCTTGATAAACTATCCAATGCATTATTAATAACTACTCTTAATTTTTCTAATTTATTTCCTTTTTGTTTTGAAATTCTTTCAGTTAAAGATCCGTTAGATATTGCTTTCATAACTCTATAAATCTCATTTAAAAAATTTTCAATCTCACTCATATTATTTTCATAAATCTTATCTTTTTTTATAATAAATTCTTTAATATTATATAAGTTATAAATAATATTGTCTAAAATATCATTACTTTTTTTAAATTTAATTTCAATATTTACATTCCCCCTTGATATTTCATTTGATATCTTCTCAATATACAATAACTTAGTGATTAACAATTTTTTAATAATTATAAAACAGAATATACCAAAAATAATTGAAACAGTATTTAAAAATATAATATCACTAATGGCCTTACTTATAAATATAGAAAATATTAAAACTATAACTATATAACCTACAATGGGCATTGATAATATTACCCTACTATCTATATTCATCTTACATCACCAAATTAATTTTAATAAATTATAAACTATTTTTATATTTTGTGTAGGTAGATGTGTAAGTGAGGTGTAATAATGAAAAATGATATTCCATTAAACTTAAGTAATTCCATAAACTATTTAATAAATAGTGTGAAAGAATTTAGGAAAGGTAATGAAGAAATGCTATCTCTTATAAAACAGCTTTCAAATGTTTTAGATAATGTAGAAAAGACATTAAATATTATAGAAGATAAACTTTTAATAATAATTGAAAGACAAAAAAGTGGTAAAGAAATAAATCATTATGTTTTGGAAAAGTTTGTTGAAAATATAGAAAATCTTTCTCATGTTTTAGAAAATGTTGATAAGATTAGTAGAAGTTTAAACTTAGAAATAGAAAAGCATGAGTCTTCTATAAATAATTTAGAGGATACTATAGAAAAGCTGAAAGATATTGATGCTAAAATTTCAAAAAATGTAGAGTTAGAATTAAAGAGAATTCATGAAGTTATTGATACAAATAGAAGTGAGCTAAAATATATTAGTGATAGATGTGATGCTTTAAATGAAAGGTTAAAAGATCTCTTACAGGAGATAGATAGTTTAATAAGCTAATTTTTATTTTTAAATTTGTTAATCTAAAATTTTAAATATATAAATATATTTATATAACCTACATAAAAATGAACACAAAAACAATATTTATTATTAATGCTAATTTATTTAAATTAGGTGGGGTGTTATGGGTGATAATGATTTAATTAATAGAATAAAACACTTAGAAAATCTTGCTATGAATTTATCTAAGAAACTAAATTCTAATAGCAATGAAGAGAAAGATGAAGCTAAAGAAGAAAAAAAAGAAAATAGCAATGAAGATAAAATTAAAGAACTTAGAGAAAAATTAGATAGCTTAAAATCTGAGTGTGCTAGTGGGAAGATATATGAGAGATTGGAAGTTATTTTAAAGAAGTTAGATGAAGGAATGTCAATAATAAAGAATTTAGATGAACAATTGAAAGAGCTTTCTAAGAAAATAGAAGGTATCAAACCACAAGAGATTGGAGAAGATACAATAAATAAAATTACTGAAAGGGTCAAAGAAATTAATGAATCTACAAAATCAGAAATTATTGAAAAGTTAAATAATATTGAAAAAGCTTATTTTGGATGTACAACTAAATTGGATGATATTATTGATAAATTAAACAATATTCTTGATAAGATACAAGCTATTTTAGAATCTGGAGGGGTTAAAGTAGTGGATATTATCAATTTAATAAAAGAGATTCACAGTGGAATATCTACTGTAAAAGAGCTAATTTTAAAATCTAAGGAAGAAGAAATAATTAAAGCTATTGAAATAGTTGATAATTTGAATAATAAAATTGATAATTATATAGATGAAATAAAAAAAGAGATAGAGAATTAAAATTATTTATATTTTAAAACACAAAATTACTATTATTAAAATTTTTGTAAGGGATCTAATATGGGTAATGAAAATGATGTTATTAAAATTGTTGTGTTTAGATTGGGAAAAAATGAATATGGGCTAAAGGTTGATGAAGTTAGAGAAGTTTTAAAGCTAAAAAAATCAGATATAACTCCTTTGCCAAATGCTCCTAGTTATGTAGTAGGAGTTACAAATATTAGAGGGGAAATAACACCAATAATAAATTTAAAAGAAGTTTTGGGAATATATGAAGAAGTTGAGAATGGAAAAAAAGATGAAAAATTGGTTATGGTAATTGAGATTGATCAGCAAACTTTTGGTATTTTGGTTGATGGTGTTAATGATGTTATGCAAATCACTTCAGACATGATCACTCCTGTTTCAGCAATAAAAAAATCAACATTAGGCGGGGATTACGTAGAGGGGATAGTTAAAATAGAAAATAGGTTAATAATTTTATTAAACATCTCTAATTTGTTGAACTTAAATCAATAAATAAATGAGGTGATATTATCGCTGGTAAAAAAATTAGAGTTTTAGTTGTAGATGATTCTGCTTTTATGAGAAAAGTTCTTTCAGATATTCTTAATTCTGATCCAGAAATTGAAGTAGTTGGAACTGCTAAAGATGGAGTTGAAGCTGTAGAAATGACATTAAAACTAAAACCTGATGTTATTACAATGGATGTTGAAATGCCAAGAATGAATGGTTTGGAAGCTGTAAAAAAGATTATGGAACTTTGTCCAACACCTATAGTTATGGTCTCTGCCTTAACAACTGAAGGATCAAGAATAACATTTGAAGCTTTAGAGGCAGGAGCTGTTGATTTTATTCCAAAACCTTCTGGAAGTATATCTTTAGATATTAGGAAAATAGGGGATGAATTAATAAGAAAAGTAAAAGCTGCTGCAAAAGCTAAAGTAGTGAAAATCACACCTAAAGTAGCAAAACCTGAAGTAGAGAAGAAACCTGAAGCTAAATCAGAAGTAGTTTCTATTCCAAAAGCTCAAGAAGTTATTGAAGATTTACCATATCCTGATGATATACTAAAAACTATGTGTGTAATTAT from Methanocaldococcus villosus KIN24-T80 includes these protein-coding regions:
- a CDS encoding HAD family hydrolase; its protein translation is MKIAVVFDSAGTLVKIIRVIKDLKRGKFICNRQTVDIVDEKVGRALVIIKDDPLKTVDVCDDNKLITDFLKEVDIGISYCNPPIDINGIYKDKKAKMKELKEPLEILKKYNIETGYGSALIVDTNEGEIEYTIATAGCLFPEVKDTIKELKNLGVKVFIASGDRREFIEKLAELTGVNKRYILPEAHHKLKKDLIKNLKTDGYFTIMVGDGANDVPAMKESHLAIATLQSGYTSKKAIEAADIKIENIKEVVDIVKKLLEEKNEAKVS
- a CDS encoding valine--tRNA ligase translates to MEMPKDYNIEIEKKVQKKWENEEIYKFIENSDKPPYIIDTPPPYPTGRLHLGHALNWTYMDIIARYKRMKGYNVLFPQGWDCHGLPTEVKVEEIYNITKSDIDRKKFRELCIKLTEENIRRMREQIKSLGISIDWSREYITMKPDYIKKSQTAFVRMYKQGLIYRGEFPVNWCPRCQTAIAFAEVEYIERESYLNYIKFKGDEKDLIIATTRPELLPACVAILVHPEDERYKDIVGKEFTVPLFGQKVKVLADESVEKEFGTGAVMVCTFGDKTDVHWVNKYNLPVIKAVNERGELTEVAGKYKGLKTEEARKRIIEDLKKEGYLIKQEKIKQNVGVCWRCKTPIEIIVTKQWFVDIKKLLPKVREVVDEIKWVPEHMKIRLLNWIENMDWDWVISRQRIFATPIPIWYCRDCGNIVVAKEEDLPIDPTEKGYKCDKCGSTNLEPEKDVLDTWMDSSITPLVITKWLEDEEFFKKHYPTQLRPQGHDIIRTWAFYTILRSVALTGKKPWEEIVINGMVLGEDGHKMSKSRGNVVEPDEIIEKYGADSLRLWASNSTIGEDVQFLWKEVDYAYRFLRKFWNACRFAKMHIDNIDELKKNRKVNNIVDRWILSKLQKLIEKIDNDLSNYRFNTIVNLYKFIWHEFCDNYIEMVKYRLYEKNDLEAKYTLYYVIDKLIRLLTPFAPHFCDYISEIYNIDNLHFSFPEVNRELIDENAEKYGEIIKNTIVAIRRYKANKGLSLNAKLKEVFIYTEDEDTYKALNLGLEDIKGTMKIEDVKIIKGKPELRYKIIEIIPDKSKIGPEFKKHTKEVMEIIKNADEETLEKILSEGLKTEFGIIRREHIKDVKRALFVEGKEVEAVNIENVLALALVKL
- a CDS encoding methyl-accepting chemotaxis protein, producing MNIDSRVILSMPIVGYIVIVLIFSIFISKAISDIIFLNTVSIIFGIFCFIIIKKLLITKLLYIEKISNEISRGNVNIEIKFKKSNDILDNIIYNLYNIKEFIIKKDKIYENNMSEIENFLNEIYRVMKAISNGSLTERISKQKGNKLEKLRVVINNALDSLSRLIGDLIEDVKKLNSEIHRAEEEVNRIKETSEQIADAANQVAVAATDQSNKLQDLTQEVEDTAKMAEDTLKAAEEGVEAMAVVDEKANEGVKNVENAIEAMQRIANIIDELGKALEELGKKSEKINEITALIKDIAEQTGLLALNASIEAARAGEAGRGFAVVASEIKGLAEEIGKSVDDINKTVEEIRSAIEKTIDLGLTGKEAVDRGVIVIDEVNNAFLKIKEAIDKANETIVRIQESAKTSKENVETALRHIQDIASISEEFAATAEELTASTEELNSTISEFRKIIIDLKETSKIAEELSLRFKINNEFKH
- a CDS encoding chemotaxis protein CheW, with product MGNENDVIKIVVFRLGKNEYGLKVDEVREVLKLKKSDITPLPNAPSYVVGVTNIRGEITPIINLKEVLGIYEEVENGKKDEKLVMVIEIDQQTFGILVDGVNDVMQITSDMITPVSAIKKSTLGGDYVEGIVKIENRLIILLNISNLLNLNQ